The sequence AGTGGAAGGGATAGCCTGAAGTCAGTGAAAATGTTTTTGGAGGGACTTGTTGCTTGGTTTGTTATAAGATTCTTCCAGGAATCACAAATGGCATCTTAGTAACGATTAATGTACAATCTGATCCACACTTCATAGTAATGACTTTCAACACATTTATTCAGACAGATAATTTTCATGAATTTTCAGGTTAACCTTGTTCCAACAGGCTATTGTAAAACATATCTCTTTTTATaaacaattatttaaaaaacagcGAACTCATATTTTAAAGGAAACAAGgtatttgaaataaaaacattttgtaaAAATCTGACAAAAATATACAATCGAATGCATACCAATCTGAATTCTTGATGAaatatgcttatttgttttaaatgtttgggTTTGAAAACAAGACCTTCATACATTGTCTTTCATTCAACAATCAAGCTGGCTCtagtagataaaaaaaaaactaacaattTCTTCTCTACTAACCTGATTTATAATTTTCAAACAGAGGAATGATCTCAGACCTAGTTGAATCTTTCAGGAGAGCATCCTGAAAGCCTATTCCACCACAGTCACTGTTCACAATTCTGCCCAAACCCCTAGTCACACTGCACCTTCAAGGGTGGTTCCTGTGAAAGTCAGAGTTCTTCTCTGAACCACTAGAGAGCAGCCTCGTGGAGGAGAAACACTCATTTTGGGTCATCGCCTCTTGCAGGCAAAGCTCAGAGTGTCTTTAGGCCTGAACGTCAGACATGGCGTTGAGTGGTGTTTAGGCAGCCCCCGCAGTTTGCGGCGTGACGTTTTCTTCTGGGGAGGCTTCTCTGGAGGGGGAACGTGAATGGGCTTCCAAGGAACGGGGTTATAGAAACTAGGAGATGGGTAGTTCAGGTGGTCAAagcctaaaacaaaacaaaaaatagtaTGAAGGTCAAGTGTAAAGTGAACGTCAATTtgtgtttaaataaaaaaaaataaaaaaaaacccatcaaTGGATTACTGGCTTATTATTTCAAGCATCATTtaacagaaaagagacacaaCACTCCATCTATTAGCCTAGTTGGTAAACAGAACACACAAGAGCACTGGGTACAGTGTAGATGAGAGGTGGTCAGGTTGACTGCTGAGTGGGTCTATGCACCTTGAGGGCAGGGTGTGTTGCGCTTGGGCCGATTCTTGTTCTGCGTCCTCAGCCAATCCTGGaacttctcctctgctctcctccttcgctccatCTCTTCTGCCTCTTTGAGCGCTGCCTCTTCCTTTTGGCAAAACAATTATCAGAGAATAAGTCAGGAAGACATTTACTCACAGCTGATCTACATAACCTTTAAATGAGAAGTCATGTCAGCCATAACTTTTCCACTATGCTCATAGTTCAGTTATCTACAGCTATAGCAGAAAAACAACGCAATACAAGCTTCTACAAGTCCACTGATGAGTcaccttttctctttcctttctctcattttcctcttgtttcttttttagTAACCATTCCTTGTACTTCTCTTGTGCTTTTAGTTcaatttctctctgcttctgctttTCGCGTTCTACTTCTTCTTGTTTTTGACGTTCCTTGCACTCCTTTTCTTGTCTTTCCTGTGAAAAAAACAGTATAAAAAGTAttattttgtttcctttttttaaatcaatcaaCTATACCATTACAGCCTTGATACTGAGGACTACAAACAGACTTTGATTTGGGACTCAATTGGAACAGTGCAATTTCAGTGTCTTCTTCattagaaggaaaaaaaaacttaaatgcaTACACATTTATTTGGCCTATTCATAGGTTGTTTGTAGATGGATAGATTATAGATCAAGCAATGTATTTACAGCTTAATTAGAGAAAtggtatgtgtgtctcttttaAACGCACTCTCATTTAAAAACCTCTCAGAATTAACCTGTGCGACACTGTTCTTGTGTTGACACGTCCCAATTCTTAAGTATCTTATGATAAGGATACCCTTGAGTTTTCTAATGATACTCAGAAACCTATTATGCCAAGTGTGTTCATGATTATATGCATTCTGCTCTGAAATAATTAAATGACAAACTGTAGGTTTTCAGTGGAAGATACTACTTTGACATGTCCTTATTCATGAAACACACAGTTAAAAGCCCACATTCATTAACATCTCAAACCTACCAgttctcttttcattttaagCCAATCCTGTATTTTgccctctgtctgttttctcttttgcaCCTTCTGCCTTTCCACCAGCTCCTGTTTCTCTTTAAGAGTGAGCTCCTACAAtgaacagaagacagaagttaAGAATTATTATTAAAGAGTATTCTGTGAAGCACTTTGGGCTCCTGCTAGAGAggtactatataaataaaatgcattattattattattatgtaaaaCAGTGATCTCACAGGACAATTTAACAGAGCTATGCAAATACCAAGACATATACAACTGATTTCATATAAAACCATAAACAGGGACAATATATTCATCATTAGTGCCTACTACAGCCGAACTATTTGCAGAAATGCCAGTAGTCAACTTCCCATTTACAAACCACCGAGATAAAACTGATTTGAAGTTGTACCTCGAGAGCTTTCTGCTCTACTTTGAGACGTTCTTCTTTTGCTTTGGTGACCAGCCACTGTTCCCAGGCACTGAGGTTTTGCAGCGAAACAGAGGATTTATCGAGCTTTACTTCTGCCACTTTCCTTTGGATGTGCGATTTTCCATGCCTATAACattacataacataacataagatAACATAGGCAAAACAACCAAATGCAAGACCTTCaaagaacaacaaaaatgtatgcATGGCAAACAGTTTAAGATACCTATGCGGAATAGTGTGTTTGATCTCATCAGGAAAAGCACGCAAGTTGTTCAGCCCCTGCTGCAGCTGTTCCACGTCCAGGTCATCATCTGAGCCCTCAAAACTTTCATGGTAAATTGGTGACAACAAGGAGTAGGTGGAATCCTCTGGGGAGTCATTATCCACACTTCTGCTCCGGTAAACACCTATGTCTTTACTTTTCAGAGGAGTTGATGTCAGGCTTTTGGATGTGCTTGGCTGAAAGACGGACATAACGAGCCTGACAAAGAACAGAGAACCACTGTTAAGCAAACCATAACACTGTAATGCTACCTAAAGCCAGGATATGTAGCAAAGAGAAATCCACCAGTTTAGATTGAACTTGGACCGGTGGAACAGTGTTAGTTTAGCCTTGAATGTATCACTTCTGAAATCTCACTAAATGTTTCCAAGCTACAATAGAGACATTATATTTATAcattacatttgtgtttcttGTTCTGTAAACGGAACTGTATTTGACAGAGGATGATCTGCTTGTAAATTGAAAATTAAGAAGTATTACTTTCGACCTGGTTCCCCTGTTATGAGCAATCGAACACTAGAAAGTGTTGCTCCCCTTGCCAATCTCAAATGGCCCCTCAGTCGTTGCACCCTGCAGTCGGTCCTGCATTTCAGTATTACGTTCAAAGCACATAAACCACTTTATGCGTTCCAATGACCTGAAAACTCGAAGGCTACAGCAAATGGAAAGCCATCTCGGACATTTTGAGCAACGTTGTAAACAGAGGTTCAACGAAGGCAGCTAGCGTATATTTGGCAGCGGTGAATAACAATTAGTTATGTTGCATGGCTTCAGAGACAACATTTTGCGGGAATGCAGGCCATTGTTGTGGGGTTCCCCACCTTGCTTTTGGTACCACGACAGCTAGCCAAGCTAGCAAATAGTTAGCTACCTATCCGCTAATGTTACAGAGCAAGCATAAGTGTTGTTGCTAGGTTGCTAGTAAATTATGATTTAACAACCCACAAAAATTAATTCGTGTATCTGTCTATACTCATCAATGTGACTGATGTTAAACGTTAACTGACGTTTAACTTGACTACCAATATCATTTCACTACGAAGTGCAGAGCCACAAAGTTATCTAGCTATGAAGCTAATTACAACAGAGAGAACTTGGCCGTTTTGAAACTATAATTTTCATCTCCACAAAATGACAACTGCTCAAACAAGCACTGATTTCATGTGCATCCACTTACCAGACCGAAACACTCTATACCACAACACAATAAACAGCCCTGTGTGCAGGCAATGTTGTTGTACTGCTAGCGTGTCCTCTGTTGTCCAACTTCTCAACACCCACAACACCCCACGCGCCCTCAAGCCTCTCTCAACCAATGAAATCCACGATTGTCTCGCATTTGGCCGCGCCCTAGACGCTTCTGTAACCATAGAGATAATTGTATGTGAAAGCCcatacaaaaatgtgtttgattTAATCTAGAGGTGTGGTGTTTCATTAAGATCTTCTTAACTAATTGTTGCCAAATTCCCATTtagaaagttaaaatagacctgTAGCTACAGACATGGGCCTACATTAGACTACATAGGCATATAGGCACACAAGGCAGTGTAATATATGCAGCGGAGTAAGTTTAAAGGAAAAGgcgaagaaagaaagaaaagtttgTGACA is a genomic window of Clupea harengus unplaced genomic scaffold, Ch_v2.0.2, whole genome shotgun sequence containing:
- the LOC122128533 gene encoding coiled-coil domain-containing protein 34-like, translating into MSVFQPSTSKSLTSTPLKSKDIGVYRSRSVDNDSPEDSTYSLLSPIYHESFEGSDDDLDVEQLQQGLNNLRAFPDEIKHTIPHRHGKSHIQRKVAEVKLDKSSVSLQNLSAWEQWLVTKAKEERLKVEQKALEELTLKEKQELVERQKVQKRKQTEGKIQDWLKMKRELERQEKECKERQKQEEVEREKQKQREIELKAQEKYKEWLLKKKQEENERKEREKEEAALKEAEEMERRRRAEEKFQDWLRTQNKNRPKRNTPCPQGFDHLNYPSPSFYNPVPWKPIHVPPPEKPPQKKTSRRKLRGLPKHHSTPCLTFRPKDTLSFACKRR